DNA sequence from the Lycium barbarum isolate Lr01 chromosome 5, ASM1917538v2, whole genome shotgun sequence genome:
gctatgaaagCTCATGTCAACACCTTGATTATCATGTGTGAGCAATAATTCTTTATTTCCCTTAAGCAGTCATAGTTCAAGTCTGAGACTACTACGGCTCTGGAGTAAAGATTATTGTTTTACTAAGTGGAGGTTCAATGCAGAGCACACCTTCATTACGCATAATAATCTACCTTCAGCTGGTAAACTCTCTtatattaatattaaaatgagtgggggattgaaggacatttgaagcattttaatattatttaattGATATGTTAAAGTGTctctttttcttcctttgaccaTGTCATTCACGTTGGCAGCATTAAGAAGCATTGAATAGTACATTCATTCACTATTCAATCCTTTTTTGTTTGTGGCCATTAAGAAGCAGTGAATGGTCTGTTTCTTCCCCTCACGTTATGGTGAAAGAATAAGGCCATAAGTTTATTTGTAACTCATTTCTCCATTATCACATTAACTTACCCACATTCTTCTTGTGTAACCTCTAAATAATAATTCTTCCATTTATCTACCTACTTTACTACCCTATTCATATCAAATTAATTCAAGGATGATTTTCCTAGctataaatagttagtcatccTTAACTTGTAGACAGagaaaaaatatatactttagagagttcttgaataGTGAGCAAACTAAAagagagtttattagttgaaggaaggtgttcttctttttggtgtcaagagtttgttgagttatacgacgtgatcgggttgttgtatcctggaggggacaagtcagaaagacttactgctggaccggtagatttgctgcggtgggcttgaatctccttaaagagagcgagatatccgcgcctcagccgaagatatttttatttcttcattttatttttcaattgtattTATAATTTCATTGTATTATCACCAACACTTTCCTAATAAAATTGGAAGCCTTAATCGCGCGATTAAATGGTGTTCCAGGCAAGTCTATAGGGATAGAAATCAAACCAGAAGCCAAAACATCAAAAGGATCGGCAAATTTTAGCCACATGGTTAGGATCTTCCACACTCACAAACAATCGACAGGCTAGCCTAAAAGTGTAACGTTTTGTTAATGGAAAAACAACAACTCGGTCATGATTTTCCCAATCTGAAGCAAAGTGACGTTGGGCCATGTCGTCCATGATCCCAACGTAACGTTGCAAGACTTCGTATTTGAGGAAATTTGGTAGCATTTTTCTCAATTTAACAGCTTCAGCTTCTTTGGTAGATATTTGTATTGTAGATGGGAAGACTTTGTTCACTGAATTCGGCCACCATACTTGTACCAACTTGTTTTCGTTCGAAAACAAAAATTTATTGCCCGTGGCACCACAAAAAACAGTGGCTTCTTCACCTAGAAGGTGAGTTTTGAAGACAATGGAGGAGTATTTAGCTATACGATCGAAAATGAATTTTTCAGGGTGGCCTTCCCAACCAGTGGAAAGAAACTCCAGGCTCTCTCCGAACACAGGCCACCCTATTTTTCCCGGAGGAAGGAGGCCGGAGAAGGCGGATTTCTTCTTGTCGAAGACGAAGTGAAGGGAGAGGGAAACCAAAAAACAAATAGGCAAAGAAGAGAGACATAGAAGAACTCCATATCTTTGTTTATAACAAAAGTTATCACACTTTCTTAATTAGAAGCAATGCTAGCTCTCTCTGAGTATCGATATATTGATTGTGGAAAATTTAGGGAGTATATATAGGCACGTATACTATGTAATGTAGATTTCGTTTCGGCCTTATTCGGTATTGGTGGTGTTGGTCTGTTGGAGGAGTCATTGAGTAAATATGCCAATTTTTTGGTAAAGGTAAACAAATATATAAGGTATAATCTAACGCCACTTTCTAAAATACTTTCCATCAACTTTTCAAAAATCTAATTCAATATTGAAGAAATAGATATGAAGGGAGGGGGAAGAAAATTTCCAATCAATGAAAATGAGGCAAGGTAACAAAGAGGGGGTGTGAAGAAACATCCCTCACGTAAAAAGACTACTTTTGCATCTACTCTCTCTCGTGTTAGGTAATATAAACGAGGCGAAATCAGCTTTTTCGAAAGTCAGTTTCCTTGCCATCTTGATGGAACGAATGTAATATAAAATGTGTACTCATATGGGCCAGTAGGTTGGATTTTAGGAGAATATATTGTCAATAGTGTATACTAGTATAGCTTAAATCCTAATTATTAGGAGAATAAAGAACAACATTATACCCAAAGGCATAGAGATAGAACTGATTATCGGGTTCCTCCTAATCCAGTAATTTTGACAATATAAGTGAAATATCAACAAATttttcaacaaaaaataaatccaAAGATTACATTCATCATATCTAAATTCCGAATCTCGTAAATGAGAAATAACTGAAAAGGCTAATTAAGGTTTATCTCACTGCAGCAATCGTGGTACAAAGTACAAACTACATTCAAATACTCCTATATGTTTGGAAATTCATGGAATTTACCATTCACAACACACAATATAGGAAAAAAGTTCCAACCTTGACCACACAAAATCTGATAAAATAAACAGGTAAAGGATTTTGATAAAATGGATCTCAAGACATTAATCAATCGTGAAAAACCAAGTGCTAATTATTTTGGCATATATAATCACTTGCCAGCGACTTTTTCCTTGATAGTTTCCCATGTACCCTTTTCTTCATCATCTTCATTCTCTGTTGCCTTGTCTAACACCTTTTTCGACATCTCTGATATTACCTAATCAAAATTAATTGAAAATCATAATAAGTTGTCATATAACAAGATGATAAAATGGTGGTATGAAAGATTTGCCTTAGCCACAAAAACAATGACCATCTAGTAGTACAAGACAATTTCAATCAAATCATGTCACAACTAGTCTAGTACGTGTACAATTTATTTATAAGGCATATAACTAAAAGAGTTTAAATTCAATACATTGACACTATATTATGTCATTCTTAAATATTTAAGATAAATCTccttaaaatttaaaattacaaCTTTAAAAGTAAAACAAGTCAAGATATTATGACATCATACGTTATAATCTATTTATAAGGTATGTTTTGCAGAATTTAATGGATGCCTTTCCAGAAAATAAAGTGTTTTCTTTCAATTAAAATACAAAAGAGAACATCCTTGAAAAATATGTCACGTTAAACGGAAGAAGGGACATTTGAAGAAGTTCCTAActtatgttttatgagtaagtattttaaaaacaatTTAGGTAGTATTGAATGGGAAGATAAGATTTCTCCCGAAAaactttttcaagaaaatattttccttccgACCAAACACACCTATAGCTAAATTACATTCCTCTAAATACTTGTATATATAATAGATCAGAAACTCCAAGTGGAATCAATCAATTTTGCTTACTAGCATATTTTACTTGGATtataaaatgaagttgtaaattaaaaaaaaaaagttaatactTAGAACAATAAAGACTCTCTTTTCCAGGAAGAAGAGAGAAATTACATTTCCAGCACTAGAAGAGACAGTATCTTTGACAGAATCACCCACACTTTTTACTTCTTGAGCACCTTCTTTCACTGCTACTGCtgcttcttttattttttgggcAGTCTCTTTATCAACTTTTGCCTGTTAATTAAATTTATTTCCCAAATTAGAGAAAGGAAACAAGAACATGTTAGGAAAATAAAACATATTCAAGAAGAAAATTGAATTCTGAGCATCCAAGAGTGTGATCTATCGATCAATAAAATAGGTGAAGAAAATTCTAGACAAAAACACTAGATCTTATATTCTCTAACTAAACCTTGTAACTAAACCTTGTTGGATAGAGCTATTCGATGAAATTGAAGACATAACACTATATATCATTCCTTCTCTGTCCTATGATTTGGTGGACAAAGTAACTCGACAAAATTCAAGACAGAAATAGTAGACTTTTTCTTATTTGTTCTAAATTTTGGTGAACAGATTTATCGAATGAAATTTAGGACAAAACTCTAGGTTTTCTTGTCAATCTAATCTAAACCTTGGTGGAAAAAATTAcggaaaaaaaaatctaaatcaTAATATCAATTTTCTTCTCATCTAACATAAATAATAGAATTACTCGACATTCCTGATAAGAATACCGAAATAAATACTCACCAAAAACAATTTAAATGCTAAAAAACTGCTCCGAACACTACAGTTACTGGGAAAACAATTGAATTATAAGATAAAATTAGAAAATAGAACTTACTATTTCAGAAGGTTTAGTAGCACTAACAAAGCCTCTAGAAATACAAACACTAGAAGGCACCATAAGTTTAGCAGTAATAGAATTGGACATGGTGGCTGCAAATTTCAAGTTAGCCATTTTTTTCCACTTCTTAATTGTTTTCAATTTGGCTTTTCTTTGCTTTTGAGAGTGATTTTTTTCGTAgtgaatccccccccccccccccccctccccttttgGTGATGTGTTGTTGCATGAACTTCTGTGTGGAAGCCAAATAGATTGACACGTGTCTGGTTTTTGCTAGTTTATTGCTAAATGAAGAAAAATTCTCTTATGGCTATTAATTTGTCTGGACTTTTTCAAGTCGGTTTGAGGACATGGCCAAGTCACTTTATTTACTCcgttttatttcttattttcttggTTACTGTCAAAattaatttgttttaaaaaatgcTCTGTATGACAAGTATTATTTTGCAAAGGTATTTAGGTACAATACCAATTTGTATTTGGATAAATCTATTAAAAAATTGCATTTGATTTTTTCTTTCGGCGAATATGTTTAAAAAGTACTAGTTTTAATGTGTCAAATTgcaaaaagtaaaagtataaCTAATTCTAATTTGAAAACATGGACTTTTGATATTGGTAATTTGTCCCAAAAAGAACCTAAAAATATTTATTCACAAAAAGTTTGGTCAAATACCTTTTTTTTCCCCCTATATTGAGTCTTTTTTTATCAAGCATTTTTTATCTTTTAAATGCTTGGCCAAACGAGCTATAAAACAAGCCAATGTATTTAGGGAAAATTTCAGTAATGTACAATTTAGCACACAAAATTACATTTGggtagccatatttttaaattacaaacctatGACCCAACAAATTATGGCTGCAACTTGTATATACAGCATTATACAACAATGTACAACTTTATACAACAAtgtacaactttatacacctactgtagacaatgtatatgccttgtataaaaatgtataataacgTATAAGAGGTGTATATACACACTTCTACAGTGTTATGCAGTGTTATACAATGTTTATACAGTGTTATATAGTGTTTATACAGTGTTAAAAGTGTAATATAGTGTATGTGTTTTATACACACTTTACCCTTAAAAAAACACCAACATTAGAAAGAGATTTGGAAGGAAAAAATAGCATTTTGGAGTTTGATATGGGGGGAAGGGGGGGTGGCTATCTCGGGTaataactttttttaaaaaatgggaTGAAGGCTTAAAAatgtaagaaaaaaaattatggccATTTGGGATAAATACTTTACCCAAAATGCCATAGAGCGTTATTTTCTCATGTATTATGTGGTTATAAGTCAttctgtcaaaaaaaaaaaaaaaaaaaaatatatatatatatatcattcttTATAAGACAAACTATAAAAGAAATGAATCACACAAAAAAGTGTTTGACTAAAAACGTTGCATAATTTTGAATTCCAAAGGATTCTTGTAATAAACTTCTAAATTTATAGATGTCAGGTTCTTAGAATTTTTAACTCTATCATGTCCAAATATTAAAGTAGAGTTATCAACTTTTTATCAAGGGATGATTGCACTTTTGATCTATTAACTATtggtaatttttattttttgttattgGGAAAGATATCCAATAATTAGTCATATCTTTCCCATtaaaatgatattcttgaatggtACATATAAATAGACATCAAATTAACTTAACTTTCTACAACAACAGACATCATTTGCAAAATAGCAATATTCAATGGCTTTTGGCTGCTTTGTCCTTCACTTTTTGCTCTCTTCTTCTTATAACTTTGAATTCAGTTTTTGTCACCTCTTTGTGTCATATAATGTTCGTATTCAAAATCGAGCAAATCAACCTTTGATTATCAAATGTTTATCAGATGAAAATTTGTATGGCCAGCAAACAATTAATCCATCAGCTATTTGGCCATTCAGTGTTACAATAAGTGAAGAAACTGAGGGTGGTGATTTTTGTCAAATGGCTTTAGGAAAGAAAACATGGTTTATTTCAAGTGTTCTAATATTCAAGAGATGATAAAGCTTTTTGCAATGGATAAACTTGCTCTTGGTATGCAACACAAGATGGACTTTATTTTGATTTTGGAAATAAGTGTGTTATATTCTTTAAACTAGTGAACTTTTTCGCGCTTCACGCGAGTGTTCATTTTATAAATTTATTATTATATAAAAAGTcaaacataattaattattttaagcATTCTTTAACTATTTTAAACTATAAAGTATATTGCTACCTATTTTATTTTTCATGCATCTCCTAAATATacgtaaatatattttttttttaaaaagagatcAATGATGAAACTTTAATATGCTAGATTATACATAAATTGCGGCTTGCAATGATCTGGTATTGAAAAAAGCTGTAGGTATTTGGATGAGTTAAGAACAtaaagaaatgtggataatagaGATTTATGAAGCCTTCCCTTTAATTCATATGTTAAATCTTTTCAAATGCTTTATGCTCTTCAAGTTCACTATCTTCCTCCCTCTAAAGTAGGGTAactataatataatataaaaaaaataaacaaagtaaTAACATGCTcgcatctctttttttttttctggttaaCCATCAGAAATTgggtaaaaaaagaaaaataaaatagaaaacatatatatatacacacatatatatatagagagagagacatatatttatatatatgcacattTTGGCTGCTACTCTTTCTTCAActtgtttttatttttcctttttatttctaTAGTTAACACACTAAATTATTAATATCAATTCTTATTGAAAATCACTACAATGTAGACGTGTTATAACAtcacaaaagtttttttttttttttttggattttttaaaTTCATTATCGAAAGTGCTAAAATTGCATCCACGTTGTTATTTTTGAATCAAATGATTATATCAAAGTAATATTTGTATTAGCATACTATGtgcaaaaattaaaatatatctTGATTAGCATGAAGTTTCTATGCACTTAcagtttttaaattatttattactATAAAACTAAATTATCAAAAGTGAATTACCTTTCAGCGAAGAAACAAATTAAACTTGGATAAGGGAGAAAGGACTTGTCCGAGCCTCAATACATGGTAttgccttttcctttttttttttgggtctcgAACAACATACAAACTATTGCTAAAGTACCAGATTAAGGGATTGTGATCCATAAAAATATAGCTAAACAATGTCAAAATATTAATCTGAatctcaaaaaacaaaaaacaaaaatttacccaaaaaaatcaaaaaagtgCCAATAATGAACTCATCTTTATCCTGCAAATTCTTATGCAATTTAAGCAATATCTCACAAGAAAatgaaaacaaaaagaaaataaaaccaaaaaagagcaagaaaagaaGCAAAAGAGGTATGAAATTGATCATCTACCTGTCTTCATTGTCACATAGGCATCCAAAAAAGCAAAGCTTGTTCCGAAGTGGGAATTGGACGTGTGAGTGATGCTATCTTTAAAGGTTGTTAAATACTTtagcaaaataataataataataatgagatAAACAAAATTAACAAAGAATATATTGACACAAAATAAGTCCCAGCAGCCTGTGATTTTGAGCTACATTCCATTCCAGCAACAGGGAAATATGTGAATGAGAGACTCTCATCTTACCGACTTCATCCCAAGCAAGTATTTAACCCCAAATAAGTTAGCACTATAGGTGCATAATCCACTTCAAAATTCCGTACAATAAACATAAAAGAAAGATTAATTTAGGTGGAAGAAAATGTATAcagtataaaaataaaaataaaaaggtatAGCAACTCAAGAGACCAACCTTCAAGCAGCAATTCTCATACCTCAAATTTCTCGTAAGACGGTTTAATTCTTCACTAATTGATTGGTATCTGCTTGTTTAATTTTTGTACCATTTATTCAATCTAGTCCAAAAAatgaaaccaacaacaacaagaagcccaagcccagtataatcccaccatgtggggtctggggagggtagagtgtacgcagacctaacccccaccttgaaaggtagggcggctatttccgaaagaccctcggctcaagagaggagaacaagagaggaaaaacaagacaaaaggttagataggatCAAGCATATCGGAAACCAATATGAAatcaaggaataacaaaagcgaaaAAATCATGTTAGAACAGTCCGAAAGAAAGAAGCATTACTACTATAGATAACTAAGGCcaccaaagtacaacggcccaacaaatataagcagcaatcaaatgcaaaaatcaaatggcaataatcAAATGAGCAAAACTATCCAAAAAATAAAACCGGATTTGAAAACCAAACTCTTCCTTTTTCGAAAATCAAATCTTCAATTACTACCCTGAAACGTTTCACCATCCTCTACTGCCAATTAACCCCATAACAACCACAAAATTGGAGGGAAAAAaattagaagaagaagaagaagaaatatgaACAGAACCAAAAAAAagcacaaaaagaagaagaaaaaaaggtgAAGAGAAAAGATAAGATCCGGTAAAAATCGAAAAAAGAGCTGTAAAAGTGAACGGAAGAAGATGAAGGAATAACTCCAAGTTCTAGATCAGAGAATCAAACAGCAAGAGTATTTTGGCCACGAACAAAATCACAGTTGATAGCAAGAGCACAGAGAGAGAAACCTGTAAAAGCCGAAGAAACACAGAGATATACAGACGCTATGTATGCTATGTTTTGGAGCCAGATGGAAACCCATATGAATACATAGCTGTTCACTTTCAACGATACAGACACGTAGCATAAGTACTTAAATTACTTAAATGCCCTTGAATTCAACTTTTTTGACGTTAAAGCAATCATGTCGAAACAAGGATCTTCTAATATATATAGAGAAAAGATACTTTAAAATTTAGAATCTCCTTATTATGGCAGAATCATCTACATTATGCTAACAGTTCATACATAGAAGGAGCAGAATAGAATAGCAAACCTGAGCATGGCCGTTCCATGGATTACTCAGAAATCAGTCACACTTTTTGTTACACTACCCCTTTTTGTTTGTGCAGCACTTGATAACGGTCAAGCAGGTACCTATTTTATCAAACATGCAACTGTCCTACCTAGTTCTGCAGCACCCTCCCTTTTGTACTTCCCCTCCGTTAGGTTGTTCAAACCTTTTCTTTTTGCAATGACACAACTACAGGTCGCACTGCTAGCTTTAGGGATCCTGGTAACTCCCTCAGTTTAGACTTAGATCAATGTACAAGCCAGTCCAGCGCTGTATCTACCAATGCTGCTCCTTGTTTGTACACGACTTAAAATAGTAGTACAGTAATAGCTTTTCTTCTGGACCAAAAAGAAATAATTTCTCTCCAAAGCAAACCCAGATGCCTAGATTGATGTGGCGAGGAGCCTATTTACCACACAGAAACATACTTGGAAGTCAAATGAGAATCGAAGGATTAAAAATCTATCAATTCTAAGAGTGGAAAATAGAGTTGTTGTACTTAAAAAGAAGGGAAGACAGTAAAATCTTTGCCATTGCTTCATCGAAAACGGAAATAGATCCAATTTCTAGGAAACTTGTCATATTACAGATAGCAATACACTCTCCACTTTACATATACGAAAAGGAAACAGATTAGAACAGAATCCAGAGTGAGTTTGCTTGACTGGACTTCTTGCTCCTAACATCAACCATTTCGCACATACTAGGACACCCCATAAGGCAAAGCAAGAGGTAATAGTTCATAAAGAACCACATGCTGCTTCAAATGTGAGATTTCAGGTCTTCTTTGTGCAAAATGGAATTCCAAGATGGGTTCCGTGGAAGGAATGTATCCTGCATGATGAACAATATGATAGTTCAGCACTACAGCAAATGACACACCAGGGGGAGACCCCTTGATTTTGTTTATACTAATCTAATCTATGATAAAACCCTGAAGGTAGGATCGGAAAAGATAAATATAACTGGGAAAACCGAAAAACCATTGTTAAGAGCAACTTGGATCACTAACATGGAGCAATGCCCATATATATAAGGTTTGAACTTGAAAGGATGCCATATTTTCTAGTTAATCAAAAATCATACATGAGATAAGTAATCCTAGTTACTTAGGATATTACAGTGATgactataataataatattgcCATCTATAGTAAGAGCAAGTCCATATCATGCAACTGGTCCTTAACTTGGAACTGAAGAGAATTAAGCCCAAAAAGGTTACAACTAGGATGCAACATAAAGAGATCATAGCAGAGTTCAcgtttgaaatatatatatatatattataaccaAGAAACTCCGAGGGCCAGCTGGCGTACTCCACAAGGTTCGATTCAAAACTTGGCGCATAATGTGTCAGCTTAAGTGCTAGGCTTTCTTATAAAGCAGGGTTCGAACTCAAT
Encoded proteins:
- the LOC132642248 gene encoding uncharacterized protein LOC132642248 isoform X1, which encodes MANLKFAATMSNSITAKLMVPSSVCISRGFVSATKPSEIAKVDKETAQKIKEAAVAVKEGAQEVKSVGDSVKDTVSSSAGNVISEMSKKVLDKATENEDDEEKGTWETIKEKVAGK
- the LOC132642248 gene encoding uncharacterized protein LOC132642248 isoform X2, whose amino-acid sequence is MANLKFAATMSNSITAKLMVPSSVCISRGFVSATKPSEIAKVDKETAQKIKEAAVAVKEGAQEVKSVISEMSKKVLDKATENEDDEEKGTWETIKEKVAGK